The proteins below are encoded in one region of Opisthocomus hoazin isolate bOpiHoa1 chromosome 26, bOpiHoa1.hap1, whole genome shotgun sequence:
- the CISD3 gene encoding CDGSH iron-sulfur domain-containing protein 3, mitochondrial, translating into MPLLRAAALVPLLRAGGSGGLRGRAPPGGLRGPSLCSAPPQPAIAAKQPFPVELKAGKKYAWCACGHSRSQPFCDGAHKKAAPGVSPLRFTPEEDKAAWLCGCKRTRSPPYCDGTHATEAVQSAQLPTQP; encoded by the exons ATGCCGCTGCTGCGAGCGGCCGCGCTGGTGCCGCTGCTgagagccggggggagcggggggctgcggggccgggcccccccgggGGGGTTGCGGGGCCCCTCGCTCTGCTCGGCCCCCCCGCAGCCGGCCATCGCCGCCAAGCAGCCGTTCCCGGTGGAGCTGAAGGCCGGGAAGAAGTACGCGTGGTGCGCCTGCGGGCACAGCCGCAGCCAG CCCTTCTGCGATGGTGCCCACAAGAAAGCGGCCCCGGGGGTCTCCCCGCTGCGCTTCACCCCCGAGGAGGACAAGGCGGCCTGGCTCTGCGGGTGCAAGCGCACCCGCTCCCCCCCGTACTGCGACGGCACCCACGCCACGGAGGCCGTGCAGAGCGCCCAGCTCCCCACGCAGCCCTGA
- the PCGF2 gene encoding polycomb group RING finger protein 2 isoform X2: MHRTTRIKITELNPHLMCALCGGYFIDATTIVECLHSFCKTCIVRYLETNKYCPMCDVQVHKTRPLLSIRSDKTLQDIVYKLVPGLFKDEMKRRRDFYAAYPVAEVPNGSNEDRGEVSEQDKANLTDDEIVSLSIEFYEGSREEKKGTVENGDLEKEKNGVRFLRCPAAMTVMHLAKFLRNKMDVPSKYKVEVLYEDEPLKEYYTLMDIAYIYPWRRNGPLPLKYRVQPACKRLKLSQPATSECTNTSGASECESVSDKAHSPATLPATSSSLPSPGTPSHGSPSSTAGPALNGTSNCHPLPPAASRCRKTTVNGSAASALT, encoded by the exons ATGCACAGGACCACCAGGATAAAGATCACCGAGCTCAACCCCCACCTGATGTGCGCCTTGTGCGGCGGCTACTTCATAGACGCCACCACCATCGTGGAGTGTCTGCACTCCT TCTGCAAAACCTGCATCGTTCGCTACCTGGAGACGAACAAGTACTGCCCGATGTGTGATGTCCAAGTGCACAAAACCAGACCCCTCCTCAGCATCAG gtCGGACAAAACCCTGCAGGACATCGTGTACAAGCTGGTCCCGGGGCTTTTCAAAG ATGAGATGAAGAGGCGGCGCGACTTCTACGCAGCCTACCCCGTGGCAGAGG TTCCCAACGGGTCCAACGAAGACCGCGGGGAAGTATCCGAGCAGGACAAGGCGAACCTGACAGACGACGAGATCGTCAGCCTGTCCATCGAGTTCTACGAAGGGTCAAG agaggagaagaaagggacCGTCGAGAACGGGGACctggagaaggagaag AACGGCGTGCGGTTCCTGCGCTGTCCCGCCGCCATGACCGTCATGCACCTGGCCAAGTTCCTCCGCAACAAGATGGACGTCCCCAGCAAGTACAAG GTGGAAGTCCTCTACGAAGACGAGCCGCTGAAGGAGTATTACACCCTGATGGACATCGCCTACATCTATCCCTGGAGGAGG AACGGGCCCCTGCCCCTGAAATACCGCGTCCAGCCCGCCTGCAAGCGCCTGAAGCTCTCCCAGCCGGCCACCTCCGAGTGCACCAACACCAGCGGCGCGTCCGAGTGCGAATCGGTCAGCGACAAAGCCCACAGCCCCGCCACGCTGCCCGCcacctcctcctcgctgcccagccccggcaccccgtCCCACGGCTCGCCCAGCTCCACCGCCGGGCCCGCGCTCAACGGCACCTCGAACTGCcacccgctgccgcccgccgccagccGGTGCCGCAAAACGACTGTCAACGGCAGCGCGGCCTCCGCCTTGACCTAA
- the PCGF2 gene encoding polycomb group RING finger protein 2 isoform X1: MHRTTRIKITELNPHLMCALCGGYFIDATTIVECLHSFCKTCIVRYLETNKYCPMCDVQVHKTRPLLSIRSDKTLQDIVYKLVPGLFKDEMKRRRDFYAAYPVAEVPNGSNEDRGEVSEQDKANLTDDEIVSLSIEFYEGSREEKKGTVENGDLEKEKKNGVRFLRCPAAMTVMHLAKFLRNKMDVPSKYKVEVLYEDEPLKEYYTLMDIAYIYPWRRNGPLPLKYRVQPACKRLKLSQPATSECTNTSGASECESVSDKAHSPATLPATSSSLPSPGTPSHGSPSSTAGPALNGTSNCHPLPPAASRCRKTTVNGSAASALT; the protein is encoded by the exons ATGCACAGGACCACCAGGATAAAGATCACCGAGCTCAACCCCCACCTGATGTGCGCCTTGTGCGGCGGCTACTTCATAGACGCCACCACCATCGTGGAGTGTCTGCACTCCT TCTGCAAAACCTGCATCGTTCGCTACCTGGAGACGAACAAGTACTGCCCGATGTGTGATGTCCAAGTGCACAAAACCAGACCCCTCCTCAGCATCAG gtCGGACAAAACCCTGCAGGACATCGTGTACAAGCTGGTCCCGGGGCTTTTCAAAG ATGAGATGAAGAGGCGGCGCGACTTCTACGCAGCCTACCCCGTGGCAGAGG TTCCCAACGGGTCCAACGAAGACCGCGGGGAAGTATCCGAGCAGGACAAGGCGAACCTGACAGACGACGAGATCGTCAGCCTGTCCATCGAGTTCTACGAAGGGTCAAG agaggagaagaaagggacCGTCGAGAACGGGGACctggagaaggagaag AAGAACGGCGTGCGGTTCCTGCGCTGTCCCGCCGCCATGACCGTCATGCACCTGGCCAAGTTCCTCCGCAACAAGATGGACGTCCCCAGCAAGTACAAG GTGGAAGTCCTCTACGAAGACGAGCCGCTGAAGGAGTATTACACCCTGATGGACATCGCCTACATCTATCCCTGGAGGAGG AACGGGCCCCTGCCCCTGAAATACCGCGTCCAGCCCGCCTGCAAGCGCCTGAAGCTCTCCCAGCCGGCCACCTCCGAGTGCACCAACACCAGCGGCGCGTCCGAGTGCGAATCGGTCAGCGACAAAGCCCACAGCCCCGCCACGCTGCCCGCcacctcctcctcgctgcccagccccggcaccccgtCCCACGGCTCGCCCAGCTCCACCGCCGGGCCCGCGCTCAACGGCACCTCGAACTGCcacccgctgccgcccgccgccagccGGTGCCGCAAAACGACTGTCAACGGCAGCGCGGCCTCCGCCTTGACCTAA
- the PSMB3 gene encoding proteasome subunit beta type-3, which yields MSIMSYNGGAVMAMKGKNCVAIAADRRFGIQAQMVTTDFQKIFPMGGRLYIGLAGLATDVQTVAQRLKFRLNLYELKEGRQIKPQTFMSMVSNLLYERRFGPYYTEPVIAGLDPVTHEPFICSLDLIGCPMITDDFVVSGTCSEQMYGMCESLWEPDMEPDHLFETISQAMLNAVDRDAISGMGVVVHIIEKDKITTRTLKARMD from the exons atg TCTATTATGTCCTATAATGGCGGGGCCGTAATGGCCATGAAGGGGAAGAACTGCGTGGCCATCGCTGCGGACCGGCGGTTCGGGATTCAAGCGCAGATGGTGACCACAGACTTCCAGAAGATTTTCCCTATGGGAGGAAGGCTGTATATTGGACTGGCAGGGCTGGCCACGGACGTGCAGACCGT TGCCCAGAGACTGAAGTTCAGGCTGAATCTCTACGAGCTGAAGGAAGGCCGGCAGATCAAACCTCAGACTTTTATGAGCATGGTTTCCAATCTGCTCTATGAGAGACG GTTTGGACCTTACTACACAGAACCAGTCATTGCCGGGCTGGACCCCGTAACACACGAACCTTTCATCTGCTCCCTAGACCTGATCGGCTGCCCGATGATAACCGATGACTTTGTGGTCAGCGGCACCTGCTCCGAGCAGATGTACGGCATGTGCGAGTCCCTCTGGGAGCCCGACATG GAACCCGATCACCTCTTCGAAACAATCTCGCAGGCCATGCTGAATGCGGTGGACAGAGATGCCATCTCTGGAATGGGCGTGGTAGTACACATAAT TGAAAAAGACAAGATCACCACCAGGACCCTGAAAGCTCGCATGGACTAG